The Chryseobacterium sp. LJ668 genome segment TCAACTTGTTCAATTCCCGGCCCGAAGCCTGCCCGCCAAAGAAGATGTTTGTTATTGATCAATGAAGCAATCATAGTCCTGATTTTGTTTTTTGATGATTATATGGAGAAGAGGTTAAAGTATATAAACAAATATTAATAATTATTTATTTTCCGCTTGCGTAAAGTTAAACAACTATTTAATAAATATAAAATATAATAGATTGATTTTCATTATTTTGTGAAATTGGTTAAGCTCGAAGCTCCTTTATCTGAGGTGTTTTGGCATGATTTTTACATCTCACACTTCAGTAAAATTAAAAAATCAGAGTTATGAAAATGTTTAAGAAAGCTATTTTAGGAGCAGGAATTTTAACGGCAGGTTTGGTGAGTGCACAGAGTGCAATGATGAATAATATGATTAAAGTAGGTGCAACGGCAGGTATCGCTGTACCTTCTGATAACCTTTCAGCGGCAGTAGGAGTAGATGTAGCATATCAGAATCTTATCACTCCGGGATTTGGTTTGGGTATTGCTACAGGTTATACTCATTATTTTGGTAAAGATAACAACGGATATGACAATAATGATGTAGGCGTAGTTCCGGTAGCGGCACTATTCAGAATTTATCCTAAACAGACAGGTTTTTACTTCGGGGCAGACCTTGGGTACGGGTTTTTGGTAGGCGATGACAGAGTGGCTACCAATTCTACAGCAAGCAGACCAGATGGTGGTTTTTATTTGAAACCGGAGATCGGATATCACAACAGAGATTGGAATTTCTTCTTGCAGTATCAGAAAGTATTTTCTGGAAGCAACGGTGATGTAGCGGGTCAGGATTATAATGTGGGAAGCATCGGAGCAGGATTTTCTTACAACATTCCTTTAGGGAAATAATTTAAATGGATATAATTAGTTATTAGCCAAACCTTTTCGAGATTTTGAAAAGGTTTTCTTCTACCTAGCGAAAATTACCAAAACAATTATTATATTTGATAAAATTAGCGATTATGAACTTAAATCCAAAATTTCCACTTTTTTTACCAGGAGTAAAAAACAGCAGTAACGATAATGTTTCGATCATTGGTGCCAACCTTCGTGAAGATGTTACTACGATCGCTTATTATGTCTCAGGTAACGGTGGAATCGAAACTAAAATACAAAAAAATTATCCTACCAAAGAATATACCTCTTTTTCTGACATTCTTTCAAAATTTATTCAGGATGAGCAGCTGGAAAATATACAGCGTCTAGGCGTTTCTGTTCCCGGACCGGTTTTGGATGGTAAAAGTAATCCCGCAAGATTAGGTTGGAGCTTAGATTCTGAAGAATATAAAAATACTTTCGGTTTCGAAATTGTAGATATGCTGAATGATCAGGAAGCTTCTGCCTATGGTATTGCACTTCTGGAAGATAGCGATCTTGATGTAATTTACAGCAGCGGTCATCCGGAAAAAGGAAATGTAGCCATTTTAGCTCCTGGAAACGGATTGGGCGAAGCGGGATATTTCTTTGACGGAAAATATTTAAGACCTTTCGCAACAGAAGGCGGTCATTCGGAATTCTCTCCGAGAACAACGGTTGAAGTGGAGTTTTACCAGTTTTTAAATAATATATACGGAATTGTAAGTTGGGAAAATGTTCTTTCGAAAACAGGACTGTTTAATATTTACCGCTTTTTAAGAGACGTTAAAAGACATCCTGAACCGGAGTGGCTTGCAGAAAAAATAAGCAACGGAAATGGTGATTTCACAGAAGAAATCTTTAAAGCTGCTGTAGAAGAGGATGTGATGATTTGTAAAATTGCTTTGGATACCTTTATAGAATTTTTGGCAAGAGAGGCGAATAACCTGACTTTAAAGTTGAAAGCTACCGGTGGATTATGGATTACCGGTGATATTCCGCAGATTATCCGACAATATATTGATAAAGGTAAATTCTACGAAAAATTTAAAATTAGTGATAAAATGGAAGATATGCTAAAAAATATTCCGATTTATCTCATCAATACAGACAGTACAAGTATCAATGGTGCTGCACTGTATACCGCTTATTATAAAGACTAAAATTACAGCTCCGAAGAAATTCGGAGTTTTTTATGCTTCATTTTAATTTTAAAATTATTTGTGATAATTGATGTAGATCAATGAAAACTACTGATTAAGATAATTACATTTGCAGCATTAAATAATTAAATAAATTTTTATTCATGAAAAAAATGTTCTTATTAGCAGTTGTAGCCAGCGGCTTGGCTTTCGGTCAATCAAAAAAAGTAGTAACATCAGATGTTCACTGGTGGGGTTATAAAGTTGCTAAAACCGAATCTAGCTCTCACAACGGTACGGTGAAAGTAAAATCTGGAAACATGATCATGAAAGGAAATGAGCTTGTAGGAGGTGATTTCGTTTTGGATATGACTTCTATCAACGCGACAGATCTTTCAGGAGAATACCAAGGTAAATTAAACGGACACCTTAAAAACGGAGATTTCTTCGAAGTTGAAAAATTTCCATCAGCAAGTTTTAAAATTACTTCTGTAAAGAAAAACAGTGATAAAGTGTACAACAAATTGGTAACAGGAAATCTTACCGTAAAAGGAAAAACAAGCCCGGTTTCTTTCCCTGCGAAAGTGAGCTATGCAAATGGAGTAGTAAGCTTAGAATCAAATAAATTCTCTTTCGACAGACAAAAATTTGACGTAGCTTACAAATCTACAATGAAAGATGTTTTTGTGAAAGATGATATCGATATGCTTGTAAAAGTGACTGCGAAATAAATTATTCAAAAAAATATTGTTAAAAGTGTAGAAGTTCTACACTTTTTTTTATTTTTGTTGAATTGTAAATAAAAAAGAATGAAAAGATTATTATTGTTTGTGATGATGTGTTTGAGCATATCATTTGTATTTGCTCAAAAAAAAGGAGATAAAATTTCAAAAGTGGTTTCTTCTGAAATTAAATGGTGGGGACATAAGGTTGTAAAAACCAAAGCTTCTTCTCACTATGGAAGCTTAAAACTGAAAAGCGGAAAATTCAATTTTGATAAAACAGTTTTTGTAGACGGCGAGTTTGTGATCGATATGAGAAGTTTGGTTGTTGCTGATCTTTCCGGTGCTGACCAGGTGAAACTGACCAATGAATTGAAAGGAACTAATTTCTTCGAGGTAAAAAAATTCCCTACGGCTAAATTTCACTTGAAAAAGATTATTCCGTTGGCAAACAGCGAGTACAATTCTACCATCGTTGGTGATATTACGATCAAAGGGATCAGAAAAACAATTTCTTTCCCTGCAAATGCTCATATTACACAGTTTACGGTAGAGATTGAATCTTCAGTATTCTCGTTAAACAGAAAGGATTTCAGAATTTTCTATCAGAATTCTTTGAAAGATTATTTCATCAAAGACGAGATGGATATTCAGTTTAAAGTTTCAACTCAGAAAGTTGACAACGAAAGACCTTTATAGGTTAAAATTTTCATAAATCATCATGCACAGCTTTTCTTAAGTTGTGCATTTTTTTATTTTAGTACGAGGAAATTGATTTGTAAAAATATAATAGCAAATAACAGTAATTCTAAAACGTTGTTGACTCTGCTGAGTGAAATCGAAGATTCGATGAAGTCAAAACGCTTTTGCAAATTTAAAAACAGGTAGTATTAAAAAAATCTTAGCGAATGTTGCGTTTAAACGATAAACTGATAAAATAGAAAATGAAAATATATGTAGTAAGCGGTTTGGGAGCAGATTTTAAAGTTTTAGAAAAGCTGAAATTTCCCGAGCAGCATGAAGTTGTTTTTATAAACTGGATGATCCCCGAGATCAATGAAAGTTTTGCTGATTATGTAGGAAGAATGGCTGAAAAGATAGATGATACCGAACCTTTTTATTTATTGGGGTATTCTTTTGGCGGAATTATAGTGCAGGAGCTGAATGCCCTAAAGCCTGCCGAAAAAGTAGTTATCATGGGAAGTATCAAATCGGATAAGGAAAAGTCACGGTTGATTAAAATGGGGGAAGTGACAAAAATTCCAAAATACTTACCAATCGGTTTTTTCAATGATCAGACTTCAGTTTTTTATGCAAGACTGAGAAAGTTCTTTGATCCGAAAAACCCTAAGGTTATTGAATATTTTCAGGTACGGGATCCATACTATTTGAAATGGTCAGTAGAAAGAATTTCAGAATGGAAATTTGAAGAAAATCCAAACGTAATACAAATTTTAGGAGATCGCGATATCGTTTTCCCGATAAAAAATTCCAGGCCCAACTATATTATTAAAGGTGGCACCCATCTTTTTCCGGCAACAAAGTATAAAGAAGTTTCCGCCTTATTGCATAAAATTTTTGTTTAATTATAAATTGACCCCTATTTTATGACGGGTTAATTTTATTTAATTACTAATTTATTAATTTTTATACTTAATTTTGTTGGGGATAAAATAAAAAATAATGAAATTAGGTTTAAAATGGAAAGTCTCTTTTGCAATAATTTCTTTAGTAGCCATTGGCGGTCTTTTCTGGAAGCCTAGTGTCGATTTCCCAAACAGCGGAGATTTTTTAGGTGAAGAAAGTATCGTTGGTTCAGATGTAGCCTGGATCTTGGCTGCAGCCGGACTCGTGCTTCTCATGACTCCCGGACTATCATTTTTCTACGGCGGAATGGTTGGCAAAAAAAACATGATTTCTACCATGCTGCAAAGCTTTATCGCATTAGGTGTTATTTCAATTTTGTGGATTGTTGTCGGTTTCTCATTATCATTCGGAGATTCTCTCGGTTTTGAAATTGATGGTGAACATTATGGAATAATTGGCAACCCATTGACCTATCCGTTTTTTAATCATGTGAGCGTATATCCGCACAAAACAATGGCTTCCACAATTCCTTTCATATTATTTGCATTGTTCCAAATGAAATTTGCGGTGATTACACCGGCTTTAATTACGGGTTCGTTTGCAGAAAGAGTGAGATTTATATCTTATCTTTTATTCATGGTACTTTTCAGTCTTTTCATTTATACACCTTTGTGTCACATGGTTTGGCATCCGGAAGGTCTTTTAAATAAATTTTTCGGGATTAAAGATTTTGCGGGTGGAACTGTAGTCCATATGAGTGCAGGTTTTGCGGCTTTGGCAGGTGCAATTGTTTTAGGAAGAAGAAAAAATCCGCATCATGAACCTTCGAATATTCCCTATGTGATTTTAGGAACCGGAATGCTTTGGTTTGGCTGGTTCGGCTTTAATGCCGGTTCGGCTTTAAGTGCCAATGCAACAGCAGCAATTGCTTTTGGGACCACAACGATAGCTTCGGCATCTGCAATGATGACGTGGATTTTCTTTGACAGAATCAACGGCAGAAAAGTATCCGCTTTAGGAGCGTGTATTGGAGCAGTTGTCGGTTTAGTAGCAATTACTCCGGGCTGTGGTTTCGTATCAATTCAGGAGAGTCTGTTCATCGGTTTTATTTCTGCGATCGTCTCTAATGTAATGCTGAACTGGAAAGCTTTAAAGAAAATAGACGATACTTTAGACGTTTTTGCCTGTCATGGAGTGGGAGGTATCATGGGAATGATTCTTACCGCAATATTTGCGCACGGCGAAAATGCAAGCCTTCTTCACGGCGGAATCGGAGTTTTTACTCATCACATGATAGCACTAATTTTAGTTTCGGTATTCACATTTTTCGGATCCCTGCTTTTATATAAACTCACTAATTGCATTATAACGCTCAGGGTTTCTGGAGAATCAGAAAATATAGGATTAGATATGTCTCAACATGAGGAGAGTTTGAGATGGTAATATCTTTAATTAATGGCAGTTTTATTTGGGCAGCTTTACCGCCTTCCACTCCCGCTTTTTTACCTCCGCTTCGCTCCGGCAAAAAGAGCTCCGTTCAAGTCGGGCTGCGAAATTTGTCAAGAGCTCAAAACCGTTTAAAAAAATAAAATTTGGAGCTACGAAAAGGTGGGAAACCTTGTTTTACATTACATTCTTTAAAATTTAACCTGTATATTTGCTTTTCATGAAAATGGAAATAAAGTATGGAGTCAATATCGGTTTTTGAGATTATTAAGGTGGGAATTGGCCCTTCCAGTTCGCATACCATGGGACCCTGGAATGCTGCTTCAGCATTTATAAGAATTATAAAAAGAGAGAGATCTATCGATGAGGTAACAGAAGTTTTTCTGGAATTCTTCGGCTCACTTGCCAAAACAGGGATCGGTCACGGTACAGATATCGCCGGAATGTTAGGTCTGAACGGAGAAGATTTCAAAACCATCAATACTTCAAAGATCGATGAAAAAATAGAATTCATCAAGCAAAGTCAGATTTTGAATTTAGGAGGTGAAAGAGAGATTCCATTTATTTACGGGCATCATTTGATTCTAAATAAATCTAAGACCTTAGATTTTCATCCGAACGGAATGATCTTTAAAGCAATTTTTGAAGACGGAACCGAGCTAGTGCAAGATTTTTATTCTGTAGGAGGAGGTTTTATTGCGAGCCAGGAAAAAAACTCAATTGAAAAACAGTGTGTTCGTACTTTATATCCTTGCCATCACGGCTCAGATATTGCAAAATATTGTGAGAAATTGGGTTTTGATAAAGTATCAGATCTTATTTTGATCAACGAAGAAAGCTGGAGAAGTCAGGAAGAAACGAGAAAAGAAGCCTTATACATCTGGGAAAATATCAAAGAATGCATTTATAAAGGTGTCAATAAAGAGGGCATTTTACCCGGCGGTCTCAATGTAACGCGAAGAGCTGCCGGAATCAACAGAAAACTCTTGGGCGATAAAATTTATAAGAATAAAGAAGAATGGTTTCAGCAGGTTGTTGATGCCGAAGAAAACTTTACGAATATCAACAAATGGATTTCGTGTTTCGCACTTGCAGTCAATGAGGAAAATGCAAGTTTCGGGCGTATC includes the following:
- a CDS encoding glucokinase, giving the protein MNLNPKFPLFLPGVKNSSNDNVSIIGANLREDVTTIAYYVSGNGGIETKIQKNYPTKEYTSFSDILSKFIQDEQLENIQRLGVSVPGPVLDGKSNPARLGWSLDSEEYKNTFGFEIVDMLNDQEASAYGIALLEDSDLDVIYSSGHPEKGNVAILAPGNGLGEAGYFFDGKYLRPFATEGGHSEFSPRTTVEVEFYQFLNNIYGIVSWENVLSKTGLFNIYRFLRDVKRHPEPEWLAEKISNGNGDFTEEIFKAAVEEDVMICKIALDTFIEFLAREANNLTLKLKATGGLWITGDIPQIIRQYIDKGKFYEKFKISDKMEDMLKNIPIYLINTDSTSINGAALYTAYYKD
- a CDS encoding YceI family protein, whose protein sequence is MKKMFLLAVVASGLAFGQSKKVVTSDVHWWGYKVAKTESSSHNGTVKVKSGNMIMKGNELVGGDFVLDMTSINATDLSGEYQGKLNGHLKNGDFFEVEKFPSASFKITSVKKNSDKVYNKLVTGNLTVKGKTSPVSFPAKVSYANGVVSLESNKFSFDRQKFDVAYKSTMKDVFVKDDIDMLVKVTAK
- a CDS encoding YceI family protein; the encoded protein is MKRLLLFVMMCLSISFVFAQKKGDKISKVVSSEIKWWGHKVVKTKASSHYGSLKLKSGKFNFDKTVFVDGEFVIDMRSLVVADLSGADQVKLTNELKGTNFFEVKKFPTAKFHLKKIIPLANSEYNSTIVGDITIKGIRKTISFPANAHITQFTVEIESSVFSLNRKDFRIFYQNSLKDYFIKDEMDIQFKVSTQKVDNERPL
- a CDS encoding alpha/beta fold hydrolase → MKIYVVSGLGADFKVLEKLKFPEQHEVVFINWMIPEINESFADYVGRMAEKIDDTEPFYLLGYSFGGIIVQELNALKPAEKVVIMGSIKSDKEKSRLIKMGEVTKIPKYLPIGFFNDQTSVFYARLRKFFDPKNPKVIEYFQVRDPYYLKWSVERISEWKFEENPNVIQILGDRDIVFPIKNSRPNYIIKGGTHLFPATKYKEVSALLHKIFV
- a CDS encoding ammonium transporter, producing MKLGLKWKVSFAIISLVAIGGLFWKPSVDFPNSGDFLGEESIVGSDVAWILAAAGLVLLMTPGLSFFYGGMVGKKNMISTMLQSFIALGVISILWIVVGFSLSFGDSLGFEIDGEHYGIIGNPLTYPFFNHVSVYPHKTMASTIPFILFALFQMKFAVITPALITGSFAERVRFISYLLFMVLFSLFIYTPLCHMVWHPEGLLNKFFGIKDFAGGTVVHMSAGFAALAGAIVLGRRKNPHHEPSNIPYVILGTGMLWFGWFGFNAGSALSANATAAIAFGTTTIASASAMMTWIFFDRINGRKVSALGACIGAVVGLVAITPGCGFVSIQESLFIGFISAIVSNVMLNWKALKKIDDTLDVFACHGVGGIMGMILTAIFAHGENASLLHGGIGVFTHHMIALILVSVFTFFGSLLLYKLTNCIITLRVSGESENIGLDMSQHEESLRW
- a CDS encoding L-serine ammonia-lyase gives rise to the protein MESISVFEIIKVGIGPSSSHTMGPWNAASAFIRIIKRERSIDEVTEVFLEFFGSLAKTGIGHGTDIAGMLGLNGEDFKTINTSKIDEKIEFIKQSQILNLGGEREIPFIYGHHLILNKSKTLDFHPNGMIFKAIFEDGTELVQDFYSVGGGFIASQEKNSIEKQCVRTLYPCHHGSDIAKYCEKLGFDKVSDLILINEESWRSQEETRKEALYIWENIKECIYKGVNKEGILPGGLNVTRRAAGINRKLLGDKIYKNKEEWFQQVVDAEENFTNINKWISCFALAVNEENASFGRIITAPTNGASGVIPAVLMYAQAFTPHTSEDDIVRFLLVAGEIGTLFKKNATISAAMGGCQAEVGVSSAMAAAGLTEILGGSVGQVLMAAEIAMEHHLGLTCDPIKGLVQIPCIERNTMGAMKAITAANIALESDPAKAKVSLDQVIQTMWETALSMSDRFKETSEGGLAIAVNVPEC